A single genomic interval of Rhodothermales bacterium harbors:
- a CDS encoding ABC transporter permease, producing MEAQATQPSPLAVQPRPPGRDDQAQGEPFIRIEPPKGWRLVNWRELVAYRDLLTQFVLRDVSARYKQTVLGYAWAVIRPVFSMVVFTVIFGNLAAVPSDGAPYALFSYAALLPWTYFSGALGGATNSLTAQKGIFTKVYFPRLIIPLAPVITGLVDFAIASVVLAGLMVYYGVAPTLNVVFLPLLILIMVATAFGAGLWLSSLSVQYRDVNQAMTFAMQLLMYAAPVVWPVSLIVEKFPVWGETLRLVYGLYPMAGVIEGFRASLLGTVPMPWDLIAIGAGVAAFLVITGSLLFRRMERTFADVA from the coding sequence ATGGAAGCCCAAGCAACCCAGCCCTCGCCGCTAGCCGTCCAGCCCCGACCCCCCGGTCGGGACGATCAGGCGCAGGGCGAGCCCTTCATCCGGATCGAGCCGCCGAAGGGGTGGCGGCTCGTGAACTGGCGTGAGCTCGTCGCCTACCGCGACCTCCTCACCCAGTTCGTCCTCCGCGACGTGTCGGCCCGCTACAAGCAGACCGTGCTCGGCTACGCGTGGGCGGTGATCCGCCCGGTGTTCAGCATGGTCGTCTTCACCGTCATCTTCGGTAACCTCGCGGCGGTGCCCTCCGACGGCGCGCCGTACGCCCTCTTCTCGTACGCGGCGCTGCTGCCGTGGACGTACTTCTCGGGCGCGCTCGGCGGGGCCACGAACAGCCTCACGGCGCAGAAGGGCATCTTCACGAAGGTCTACTTCCCGCGCCTGATCATCCCGCTGGCCCCCGTGATCACCGGGCTCGTCGATTTCGCCATCGCCTCCGTCGTCCTCGCCGGGCTCATGGTGTACTACGGCGTGGCGCCGACGCTGAACGTGGTCTTCCTCCCGCTCCTCATCCTCATCATGGTGGCGACGGCTTTCGGCGCGGGGCTCTGGCTCTCGTCGCTCTCGGTGCAGTACCGGGACGTGAACCAGGCGATGACCTTCGCGATGCAGCTGCTGATGTACGCCGCGCCCGTCGTCTGGCCCGTGTCCCTCATCGTGGAGAAGTTCCCCGTCTGGGGCGAGACGCTCCGCCTCGTCTACGGGCTCTATCCCATGGCCGGCGTGATCGAGGGCTTCCGGGCCTCGCTGCTCGGGACCGTCCCGATGCCGTGGGACCTCATCGCCATCGGTGCCGGCGTCGCGGCTTTCCTCGTGATCACGGGGAGCCTCCTCTTCCGCCGCATGGAGCGGACCTTCGCCGACGTCGCCTGA
- a CDS encoding glycosyltransferase family 4 protein produces the protein MRLLTLVTDAFGGRGGIAKFNRDLLAALCSHPATTEVVALPRVMPEPVTRLMPGGLTYHHEAAGGKVGYVRAVGRTLLRGGHFDGVVCGHVYLLPLAVLAALWKRVPLLLVIHGIEAWGPTQQGVALRLTRRAFRRLDAFIAVSDVSKRRFAAWTGVDERKGFVVPNCIDASGFGPGSKRPDLLARYGLAGKRVLLTLGRMDPAERYKGFDETLEAVAALAPAHPDLAYLVCGDGGDRPRLERKAVELGVGDRVVFAGYIPEEEKADHYRLADAFVMPGRGEGFGIVYLEALACGVPVVASSHDASREAVRDGALGEVVDPDDAASVRRGILRALATEHDGAPEGLAYFSFDRFRERWHEVVDHVFVPTADPRSETICEPVAESA, from the coding sequence ATGAGGCTGCTCACGCTCGTGACCGATGCCTTCGGCGGGCGCGGCGGGATCGCGAAGTTCAACCGCGACCTTCTCGCGGCCCTCTGCAGCCACCCGGCGACGACGGAGGTAGTGGCGCTGCCCCGCGTGATGCCGGAGCCCGTGACGCGGCTGATGCCGGGGGGGCTGACCTACCACCACGAGGCCGCCGGCGGCAAGGTCGGATACGTGCGCGCCGTCGGGCGGACGCTCCTGAGAGGCGGGCACTTCGACGGCGTCGTGTGTGGGCATGTCTACCTTCTGCCCCTCGCCGTGCTCGCGGCGTTGTGGAAGCGGGTGCCGCTCCTCCTCGTCATCCACGGCATCGAGGCGTGGGGGCCGACGCAGCAGGGCGTAGCGCTGCGCCTCACGAGGCGGGCCTTCCGGCGCCTCGACGCCTTCATCGCCGTCAGCGACGTCTCGAAGCGGCGCTTCGCGGCGTGGACCGGGGTCGACGAGCGGAAGGGGTTCGTCGTGCCGAACTGCATCGATGCCTCCGGGTTCGGCCCCGGTTCGAAGCGGCCGGACCTCCTCGCCCGCTACGGGCTGGCGGGGAAGCGGGTGCTGCTCACCCTCGGGCGGATGGACCCTGCCGAGCGCTACAAGGGCTTCGACGAAACGCTCGAGGCCGTGGCCGCCCTCGCGCCGGCCCACCCCGACCTCGCCTACCTCGTATGCGGCGACGGCGGCGACCGGCCGCGTCTGGAACGGAAGGCCGTCGAGCTCGGCGTGGGTGACCGCGTCGTGTTCGCCGGCTACATCCCTGAGGAGGAGAAAGCCGACCACTACCGTTTAGCCGACGCCTTCGTCATGCCGGGGAGGGGGGAGGGGTTCGGTATCGTGTACCTGGAGGCGCTGGCATGCGGTGTGCCTGTGGTGGCGAGCAGCCACGACGCCAGCCGCGAGGCCGTCCGCGACGGCGCCCTCGGCGAGGTCGTCGACCCCGACGACGCGGCCTCCGTCCGGCGCGGAATCCTTCGAGCTTTAGCGACCGAGCACGACGGGGCCCCCGAGGGGCTGGCTTACTTTTCGTTCGATCGGTTCCGCGAGCGATGGCACGAGGTGGTGGACCACGTGTTTGTTCCTACCGCCGACCCCCGGTCCGAAACGATCTGCGAGCCCGTCGCGGAATCCGCATAA
- the asnB gene encoding asparagine synthase (glutamine-hydrolyzing) yields the protein MCGIAAAFAYNDGSGVDRAALGRTCDQMSRRGPDGEGTWFAPDGRAGLGHRRLSIIDLSADGAQPMVSGGGVSSAGSSAGSGAHVIAFNGEIYNYQAIRDRLEKAGHQFRSHSDTEVLLHLWAERGEEMLGELRGMFAFALWDAERGGLFLARDPYGIKPLYVADDGRTLWAASQVKALLAGGGIDTGPDPAGHVGFFLWGHVPEPHTLYRGIRALPPGHSLWVDRSGEKRERCFASVSDALSAAETDADAFRGHAPDELRAALLDSVRHHLVADVDVGVFLSSGRDSTTLAALAAEVGGRLRTVTLGFEEYRGTADDEVPLAEAVAAHYGAQHDTVWIDRADFHASFDDFLAAMDQPTLDGVNSYFVSRAAAQAGLKVALSGLGGDELFGGYPSFTEIPRLVGLVGRVPLAGRIGPGVRAVAAPVLGRFTSPKYAGLLEYGNDVAGAYILRRSLFMPWELPGLLDPDLVREGWRTLDTRARLEATTRGIERDRLKISALESTWYMRNQLLRDTDWASMAHSLEVRTPLVDWKLLHDVAPLLAADPTLGKHSMAETPARGLPDAVLNRPKTGFTTPVRRWMLEEGLVSSSDRGLRGWAREVHARYTGGRPTGTRHTGAP from the coding sequence ATGTGCGGGATAGCAGCGGCGTTTGCCTACAACGACGGGTCCGGCGTGGACCGAGCCGCGCTAGGGCGGACGTGCGACCAGATGAGCAGGCGTGGCCCCGACGGCGAGGGGACGTGGTTCGCTCCCGACGGCCGCGCCGGGCTGGGCCACCGCCGGCTCTCCATCATCGACCTCTCCGCGGACGGCGCGCAGCCGATGGTGTCCGGTGGGGGAGTATCCAGCGCGGGTTCTAGCGCAGGCTCCGGCGCGCACGTGATCGCGTTCAACGGCGAGATCTACAACTACCAGGCGATCCGCGACCGGCTCGAGAAGGCCGGGCACCAGTTCCGCTCGCACTCGGACACGGAAGTGCTCCTCCACCTCTGGGCCGAGCGTGGCGAGGAGATGCTCGGCGAGCTGCGCGGGATGTTCGCCTTCGCGCTCTGGGACGCCGAGCGCGGCGGGCTCTTCCTCGCCCGCGACCCCTACGGCATCAAGCCGCTCTACGTCGCCGACGACGGGCGGACGCTCTGGGCGGCGTCGCAGGTCAAGGCCCTCCTCGCCGGGGGCGGGATCGACACCGGGCCGGACCCGGCGGGCCACGTCGGGTTCTTCCTGTGGGGCCACGTCCCGGAGCCGCACACGCTCTACCGCGGCATCCGCGCGCTCCCGCCCGGCCACTCGCTGTGGGTCGACCGATCGGGGGAGAAGCGGGAGCGGTGCTTCGCTTCCGTATCTGACGCGCTCAGCGCCGCGGAGACGGACGCCGATGCTTTCCGGGGCCACGCCCCCGACGAACTGCGCGCGGCGCTCCTCGACAGCGTGAGGCACCACCTCGTCGCCGACGTCGACGTGGGCGTGTTCCTCTCCTCAGGCCGGGACTCGACGACGCTCGCCGCGCTCGCGGCCGAGGTCGGCGGGCGGCTCCGCACCGTCACGCTCGGGTTTGAGGAGTACCGGGGCACGGCCGACGACGAGGTCCCTCTCGCCGAGGCCGTCGCGGCCCACTACGGCGCGCAGCACGACACGGTGTGGATCGACCGCGCCGACTTCCACGCCTCCTTCGACGACTTCCTCGCGGCGATGGACCAGCCGACGCTCGACGGGGTCAACAGCTACTTCGTGAGCCGGGCGGCCGCGCAGGCCGGGCTGAAGGTCGCGCTCTCCGGTCTCGGCGGCGACGAGCTCTTCGGCGGCTACCCCAGCTTCACCGAGATCCCGCGGCTCGTCGGGCTCGTCGGCCGCGTCCCGCTCGCGGGGCGGATCGGGCCGGGCGTCCGCGCCGTCGCGGCTCCGGTGCTCGGCCGGTTCACGTCGCCGAAGTACGCGGGCCTGCTCGAGTACGGCAACGACGTCGCCGGCGCGTACATCCTCCGCCGCAGCCTCTTCATGCCGTGGGAGCTGCCCGGCCTCCTCGACCCGGATCTCGTGCGCGAGGGGTGGCGCACGCTCGACACGCGGGCGCGGCTCGAAGCCACGACGCGCGGGATCGAGCGGGACCGGCTGAAGATCTCCGCGCTCGAATCGACGTGGTACATGCGCAACCAGCTCCTCCGCGACACCGACTGGGCGAGCATGGCCCACTCGCTCGAGGTCCGCACGCCGCTCGTCGACTGGAAGCTGCTCCACGACGTCGCCCCGCTCCTCGCCGCCGACCCGACGCTCGGCAAGCACAGCATGGCCGAGACGCCGGCGCGTGGGCTCCCCGACGCCGTGCTCAACCGGCCGAAGACGGGGTTCACGACGCCCGTCCGGCGGTGGATGCTCGAAGAGGGGCTCGTCTCGTCGTCCGACCGCGGACTGCGTGGGTGGGCGCGCGAGGTCCACGCCCGATACACGGGGGGTCGCCCCACGGGGACCCGACACACGGGGGCGCCATGA
- a CDS encoding replication initiation protein, which produces MQPLQDVPLRRDWVVKSNDLINAKYDWTVLQQRMILLMIAQLDLDADDFGNQTVYIGDLLDQGHVTGNAYYERAAEAAHVLLNQKIYVMAESGRWRGYNLLSYVEPAPGYIIARFNQDMRPFLLQLKRRFTRYMLEHVMRFQSPYSIRIYELAQQYADVGHRTIELDALRTMLAVEDKYPRFYDFRRRVLEQARREIRKFTDLEVTYDIVRDGRTPTAVKLYIRRKDEHESREQAPARRTRRKGDAARDPAQQALELPVDPTSARPATPRPASKPDPQRDPERSAFQAWLAERSGEEQADLERRATERLDPFVRQIVRKNPAGVAAQASLRAEMMALWREAMAES; this is translated from the coding sequence ATGCAACCCCTCCAGGACGTGCCGCTGCGCCGCGACTGGGTCGTGAAATCCAACGACCTGATCAACGCGAAGTATGACTGGACCGTGCTCCAGCAGCGGATGATCCTGCTCATGATCGCCCAACTCGACCTCGACGCCGACGACTTCGGGAACCAGACGGTCTACATCGGGGACCTCCTCGACCAGGGCCACGTGACGGGGAACGCGTACTACGAGCGGGCGGCGGAGGCGGCCCACGTCCTCCTCAACCAGAAGATCTACGTCATGGCCGAGAGCGGGCGGTGGCGGGGGTACAACCTCCTCTCGTACGTCGAGCCGGCCCCGGGCTACATCATCGCCCGGTTCAACCAGGACATGCGACCGTTCCTGCTCCAGCTCAAGCGGCGATTCACCCGCTACATGCTCGAGCACGTCATGCGCTTCCAGAGCCCGTACTCCATCCGGATCTACGAGCTCGCCCAGCAGTACGCCGACGTCGGGCACCGCACGATCGAGCTCGACGCGCTGCGGACGATGCTCGCCGTCGAGGACAAGTACCCCCGGTTCTACGACTTCCGCCGCCGCGTGCTCGAGCAGGCCCGCCGCGAGATCCGGAAGTTCACCGACCTCGAGGTCACGTACGACATCGTCCGCGACGGTCGTACGCCGACGGCGGTGAAGCTCTACATCCGCCGGAAGGACGAGCACGAATCGCGGGAGCAGGCGCCGGCGCGCCGGACGCGGCGCAAGGGGGACGCCGCGCGCGACCCCGCGCAGCAGGCGCTCGAGCTGCCCGTCGATCCCACGAGCGCGCGCCCCGCGACCCCACGTCCGGCGTCGAAGCCGGACCCCCAGCGGGACCCCGAGCGGTCGGCGTTCCAGGCGTGGCTCGCCGAGCGGTCGGGTGAGGAGCAGGCGGACCTCGAACGGCGTGCGACCGAGCGGCTCGACCCGTTCGTCCGGCAGATCGTCCGGAAGAACCCCGCAGGCGTAGCGGCCCAGGCGAGCCTCCGCGCCGAGATGATGGCGCTGTGGCGCGAGGCCATGGCGGAGAGCTAG